A segment of the Streptomyces pactum genome:
CAGGTGCCGGTCGCCCCATTCCATGAGGGTCATCAGGACCGGCTCCAGCTCCAGTCCCGCCCTGGTGGGCCGGTACTCGAAGCGCTGCGGACGCTCGCTGTACGGCTGCCTGGTCAGGATCCCCGCGTCGACGAGTCGTCGCAGCCGGGTGGCGAGGATGTCGCGCGGGGCGCCGATGTTGCGCACCAGTTGGTCGAAGCGGCCGTTGCCGAGACACACCTCGCGCAGGACGAGCAGGGAGTACTTCTCGCCGACGAGCGCCAGGGCGTCGGCGATCGAGCAGGGGCGGGGGTTCTTGGGGGCGGCGGCCATGGCGCCAGTCTAATTGAGGGTTTGTTTTTCCAACTCGCGAGGCTATGGTGAGTCCAGATTTCCTACTCACTGGTAGTCACCGGCCATCGGAGGTCCGCACCATGCGTGACGCAGTCGTCGTCGAAGCCGTACGCACCCCCATGGGCAAGGGCAAACCGAACGGTGCCCTCGCGCACGTCCATCCCGTGGAACTCCTCGCGCACACCCTGCGCACCCTCGTCGAGCGGTCCGGCGTCGATCCGGCGCTGATCGACGACGTCATCGGCGGCACCGTCGACCAGGTCGGCGAGCAGGCCATGAACACCACCCGCTACGCCCTCCTGTCGGCCGGTTTCCCCGAGTCCGTCCCCGCGACCACGGTGGACCGCCAGTGCGGCTCCTCCCAGCAGGCCGTCCACTTCGCCGCGCAGGGGGTCATGGCCGGGGCCTACGACCTCGTCGTCGCCTGCGGGGTCGAGTCGATGAGCCGGGTGCCGATGTGGTCGAACGTGCCGCCCGGCAAGGACCCGTTCGGCCCCGGCGTCGCCGCCCGCTACCCGGACGGACTCGTCCCGCAGGGCATCAGCGCCGAGCTGATCGCGGCCAAGTGGTCGCTCACGCGGGAGCGGATGGACGCCTTCGCCGCCGCCTCCCACCACAAGGCCGCGGCGGCCTGGGACGCCGGCCGCTTCGACGCCGAGACCGCGCCCCTGGACGGTGTCGCGCGCGACGAGTGCGTGCGGCCCGCCAGCAGCGTCGAGGTTCTCGCCGGTCTCAGGCCCGCCTACCACGACCCGGCCTTCGCCGAGCGCTTCCCGCAGATCGAGTGGAACGTCACCGCGGGCAACGCCAGCCCGGTCAACGACGGAGCCTCGGCCGTGCTGATCACCTCGGGCGAGACCGCAGCCCGCCTCGGCCTGCGTCCGCTCGCCCGCCTGCACAGCTTCGCCGTCACCGGCTCCGACCCGCTGCTGATGCTGACGGGCGTGATCCCCGCCACCGAGAAGGTACTGCGCAGGGCGTCGCTCTCCCTCGGCGACATCGACCTGTTCGAGGTCAACGAGGCCTTCGCGAGCGTGGTGCTGGCGTGGCAGCAGGAGACCGGCGCCGACCCCGACCGGGTGAACGTGCACGGTGGGGCGATCGCCCTCGGTCATCCCCTCGGCGCGAGCGGCACCCGGCTCACCACGACGCTCGTCCACGCCATGCACGAGCGCGGCGCCCGCTACGGCCTGCAGACGATGTGCGAGGCGGGCGGTCTCGCCAACGCGATGGTTCTGGAGGCGGTGTAACGCCCGGTCAGCGCCCGCGCAGTTGGTTCCGCTTGCGCCAGGCCACCACCGCACCCGCCAGCCCCGGCAGGGCGATGCCGGCCAGCGCGATCAGGAAGGCGGGGGAGGTCGGTGCCGAGGCGCGGGCGCCGGCGACGGCGTAGGCGGCGGTGTTGGGGATCGAGCCCAGCGCGGTCGCCAGCAGGAACGGCAGCAGGCCCATGCGGGACACGGCCGCGCAGTAGTTGGCGGCGGCGAACGGCACCCCCGGGAACAGCCGCGCCGCCAGCATCGAGCGGAAACCGTGCCGGCTGAGCTGCCCGTCCGCGGCCTTCAGCCACTTGCCCCGCAGCAGCGGGCGCAGCGCCTCCTGACCCAGCACCCGGCCGAGGCAGAAGGCGATCCCGGCGCCGAGTACCGTCCCCGCCAACGCGGAGGCGAGGCCCAACTGGGAACCGAACAGGGCGCCCGCGGCCAGGTTCAGCAGCGGACGGGGCACGAAGGCGACGGTGCACAGTCCGTACGCCACCGCGTACGCGACCGCCGCCGCGGCACCCCCGAGCTGCGGCGGCCAGCCGTCGGTCAGCAACTGCTGCGGCCGGAACAGCACGACCGCGGTCGCGGCCGACCCGAGCAGGGCGACGAGCAGGGAGAACCGGGACCACGGAGAGAGCAGGACTCTCGTCACGCGGGCGGCGAAGCCGGTCGGTGCGACCGGCCCGGCGGCGGTGGCGACGGCGAGCTCCGTTGCTGCGGTCCGGGGAGAGACCGTGGCGGTGCCCCCAGAGCGGGTGGTGGCATCGAACATCCGGTGACACTAACCGACAAATGTGTGTGATCGCCGTATGGTGCGTCTCATGAGCGTCACAGCCAGGGGAATTCCGAACGTGCCGCGCAGCGCTCTCGCCGACACCGTACTGGAGCGGCTCACCGACGTGTACGCCGCCGCGGCCGATCCCGAGCGGGCCGTGGCCATGCGGGCGTACATGAAGGACGTGGCGCCGTTCCTGGGTCTGACCTCCCCTGTTCGCCGCTCCCTGTCCCGCACCGTCCTGGAGGGGCTGCCCCGGCCGGGCGAGTCGGACTGCACCGCGCTCGCGCTGCGCTGCTGGCGGCTGCCCGAGCGCGAATACCACTACTTCGCCGTCGACTTCCTGCGCCGGTATGTGACGCACTGCTCCTCCGGTTTCCTGCCCGTGGTCCGTCATCTGCTCACCACGGTGCCGTGGTGGGACACCGTGGACCTGCTCGCCGCGCATGTCGTCGGCGGGCTGGTCGCGGCCGACCGCGGCCTCACGGCCGACATGGACGCCTGGATCGCGGACGAGGACCGGTGGCTGGTCCGCACGGCCTTGCTCCACCAACTGCGGCACCGGGAACGCACGGACACCGACCGTCTCTTCGGCTACTGCCTGCGCCAGTCCGGCCACACCGACTTCTTCGTCCGCAAGGCAATCGGCTGGTGCCTGCGCGAGTACGCCAAGACCGACCCGGACGCCGTACGCGCCTTCGTGGCCGAGCACGGGCAGCGCCTCGCCCCGCTCTCCGTGCGGGAGGCGCTGCGGAACACCGGCCCGTAGCGGAACGGGGCGATTCTCGAACTCCCGTGCCCATAAAAACCATTCGACGTGGGACGGGGCGTCGGCGAGGATCGGCGTCATGTTCCGGTACGCCTTCCACCTCGCAGCATCCGCGGTCGCGGATGCCCCGAAGGCTGCCGTCCCCTACTTCCTGACCGCCGTCGACGGCGCCCGAAGCTGACCCTCCCCGGATCGTCCGGCGGACCCCGCGAGGGGAGGGTCGGCCAGTCCCCGGGGTCCCCACCCACCGCCACGAGGCTTCGAGGTACCGCCATGTCCAAGACGGCGTACGTCCGCACCAAACCACACCTGAACATCGGCACGATGGGCCATGTCGACCACGGCAAGACCACCCTGACCGCCGCCATCACCAAGGTGCTCGCCGAGCGCGGCGCCGGCACGTTCGTGCCGTTCGACCGCATCGACCGCGCCCCCGAGGAGGCGGCGCGCGGCATCACCATCAACATCGCGCACGTCGAGTACGAGACCGACACCCGGCACTACGCGCACGTGGACATGCCCGGCCACGCCGACTACGTCAAGAACATGGTCACCGGTGCCGCCCAGCTCGACGGGGCGATCCTCGTCGTCTCGGCGCTGGACGGGATCATGCCGCAGACCGCCGAACACGTCCTGCTCGCCCGGCAGGTGGGCGTCGACCACATCGTGGTCGCGCTCAACAAGGCCGACGCGGGTGACGAGGAGCTGACCGACCTCGTCGAGCTGGAGGTGCGGGAACTGCTCACCGCACACGGCTACGGCGGTGACACCGTGCCCGTCGTCCGGGTCTCGGGGCTGAAGGCCCTGGAGGGCGACCCGCGGTGGACGGCGTCCGTCGAGGCGCTGCTCGACGCGGTGGACACGTACGTGCCCATGCCCGAGCGGTACCTGGACGCGCCGTTCCTGCTCTCGGTGGAGAACGTCCTCACCATTACCGGCCGCGGCACGGTCGTCACCGGCGCGGTGGAGCGCGGCACCGTCCGCGTCGGCGACCGGGTCGAGGTGCTCGGGGCGTCCGTGGAGACGGTCGTCACCGGGCTGGAGACCTTCGGCAAGCCGATGGACGAGGCCCAGGCCGGGGACAACGTGGCGCTGCTGCTGCGCGGTGTCGCCCGCGACACGGTGCGCCGGGGGCACGTGGTCGCCGCACCCGGCAGCATCGTGCCCGCGCGGCGGTTCTCGGCGCGGGTGTACGTGCTGTCGGCACGCGAGGGCGGGCGTTCGACGCCGGTCGCCACCGGCTATCGGCCGCAGTTCTACATCCGGACCGCGGACGTGGTCGGGGACGTCGACCTCGGGGAGGCGGCGGTGGCGCGGCCCGGGGACACGGTCACGATGACGGTGGAGCTGGGACGGGACGTGCCCCTGGAGACGGGCCTCGGCTTCGCGATCCGTGAGGGCGGGCGGACCGTGGGGGCGGGGACCGTGACCACCGTGGAGTGACCGGTTCCGGGGCCACCGTCGAGTGCTCGGTTCCGGACGGCGGTTCCGGACGGCGGTTCCGGACTGCGGTGAAGGACCGCGGGGCGGCCGCCGGGCCGTCCGCGGTCCTTCACCCGGCACAATGGCGGGGTGAACGAGCCCCTCCCCGTCAGCCGCGTCACCGACCACGGCACCGCCAAGCTCATGCCCGACGTCGACCGGCGGCGGGCCTGGCTGCTCACCGTCGACGGGGCACCCCAGTCGTACGTCGACCTGGACGAGCCGGCGCACCTGGAGTTCGAGTACACGCGCCGGCTCGGCCACGTCCTGGACACGGTCGCCGAACCGGGGCGTGCGCTGGACGTGCTGCACCTCGGCGGCGGCGCGTTCACCCTGCCCAGGTACCTGGCCGCGACCCGGCCCGGCTCGCGGCAGGACGTCGTGGAAGCCGACCGGGGGCTGCTGGACCTGGTCGCCGAGCACCTGCCGCTTCCGGACGGCGCGGACATCACCGCGCACGCCGCCGATGCCCGCGCCTGGCTGGAGGCCGCCCCCGCGGACTCGGCCGACGTCCTGGTCGCCGACGTCTTCGGCGGCTCACGGGTACCCGCCCACCTGACCTCCGTCGACTACGCCCGTGAGGCGGCACGGGTCCTGCGTGCCGACGGCGTGTACGTGGCCAATCTGGCCGACTCCGCGCCGTTTCCCTTCCTGCGCCCGCAACTGGCCGGATTCGCCACGCTCTTCGAGGAGCTGGCGCTGATCGCCGAACCGGGTGTGCTGCGCGGCCGCCGCTTCGGCAACGCCGTCCTCGTCGCCGCGCACCGGCCGCTGGACACGGCCGCGCTGGCCCGGCGCACCGCCGCCGACGCCTTCCCGGCCAGGGTCGAGTACGGGCCGGCCCTGCGGAAGTTCACCGGCGACGCCCGGCCGGTGCGGGACGAGGACGCCGTACCGTCGCCCGTGCCGCCCGCCGGGGCGTTCGGCATCGGCTGAGCGGGCGCGCGGCGCCGCCCGCCGGGTGCGGGCCGCCGGTCGCCTACGACTCGGTCGGCGGTTCCTCGGTGAGACGGACGGTGCTCAGGATCTTCTGGATCGTCGCCTCCGGGACCTCGTCGTCGACGCCCTTGGCGCCGTACAGGTTCCAGGTGACGAAGTCGCCCGCGCCGTTCTTGAACGCGAAGGTGATCGCCTTGCCCTCGGTGTCGCACTTGCCCTTCTGGGGCGTGCCCTCCGAGTGCGCCGTGATGACGCTGCCCTTGATCCCGGACGTGGTGGTGTACGCCTTCGGCTTGCCGTACTTCACGCTCTTCTTGTCCGGCTGGGTGTAACCGCCGAAGATCCACCACGGCACCCGCGTCTCGGCCGCCATGTCCGCGTTCTTGGCTCCGCTCTCACCACGCGTACCGGTGGTGGCGAGGGCGGTGCTCTCCTTGCGGCCGTCCTTGTTCTCGTCGGTCGTGCACCACTCGGACTTCAGATAGGCCGGGGCGGTGACGGTGGTGCGGTCGGTCTTGCCCTTCTCTTCCCACTCGAACCCGACGCTGGTGTCGGTGCTGTCGATCTCCCACTCGGCGGGCACGTCGAACATGGTGCCGAAGCGCGGGTTGGCGACGACCTTCCAGCCGTCGACGGTCGCCTTCAGCCCGTCGCCGCCGCGCGGGTTGTCCTCGTCGCCGGACGCGCTCGGGTCGGCGGACGGGGACTCGGACTTGTCGGCGGACGCGCTGGCGGAAGGCTTCTTGTCCTTGCCGTCGTCCGCCTGGTCGTCCTTGTCACCGCCCAGTACCAGGAACCCGGTGACACCGGCTGCCACCACCACGGCGAGCGCCGCGACGATCGCGACCACCTTCGTCCGGTTGCCGCCACCGCCACCACCCGGAGACGGCTGCGGAGCCCCGGCGGGCTGCGGAGCACCCCACTGCTGCTGCCCGTACGGGCCGGGCTGCTGCTGGTAGCCGGGCTGCTGATACGGATTCGGCTGCTGGTACCCCGGCTGCTGGTACGGATTGTTCTGCGGGTTCTGCTCGCCCCCGGGCGGCTGCTGTCCTGGCCACATGAGGAGTCACCCTAATGCCGCCCAGGACACGATTCGGTCACCGGCCCTTGTCAGGGACGTACCGAAGTCGACAACGCGCCTGCCGGCACCGGGCCTTCGCCTCCCGCGCGATCCTCCGACCGGCTCCCCGTGATTTTCGGACCGGCTTCCCGCGATCGGCGGACCGGCTTCCCGGGAGTCCGTGGACCGGCTTCCCGGGAGTCCGCAGATCGGCCACTCGGGAGCCCGTGGGCGTGTACTCCCTAGTCCGCGGGCGGGTACTCCCGGACGGTGGCGAGGATCTTTCTGACGGTGGTGTCCGGGACCTCGTCGCCGACGTCCGCCGCGCCGAAGAACGACCAGGAGACGAGGTCGCCGTCGGCGGCCTCGAAGGCGAACGTCGTCGCCTTGCCGTCCACGTCGCACTTGCCCTTCCTCTCCACCCCCGACGAACGGGAGGTGGCGACACTGCCCTTGATGCCGGAGGCGGTGGTGAAGGAGGTCACCGGCCCCGTCGTGACCTTGTCCCGGGCCGGCTGGGCGAAGGCTCCGTAGACCCAGGCCGCCGAATCGGTCCGGGCGATCTCCTCGGTGCTCCGTGCGCCGTTGTTGCCGCGTGTGCCCGCGCTCGCCAGGGGCGTGTAGTCGACCGAGCCGTCCCGGTCGCCGTCGGCCCCGCACCACTTCTCCTCGAGCACGGCCGGTGCCTTCATGGCGACCAGCGGCTTCTCCTCGGGGTCGTCGTCCTCGGTGACGTAGGTGACCCAGTCGCGCGACTGGAGCGCCCAGGAGGCCGGTACGTCGAAGGCGATGCCCTGACCGCGGTTGGCCACCATGCGCCAGCCGGCGACGGTCGGCTTCGGGCCGTCGTCCCCGTTGCGCGGGTTGTCGGCGGCGGACGCCGGTGCCGAGGAGACGGCGGGTCCGGGATCGGCCCGGTCGTCCTCGCCGCCGCCCAGGAGGACGGCCCCGGTCACGGCGGCGGCCACCACGACGACCGTGGCGGCGACGACCGCCGTCAGTTTCGTACGACCGCCGGATCCCCGGCCGGTCGGCGGGGCGGCCGTGACCGTGGGGGCGTTCCAGGGGGCGGGCCCCTGCCCGGCGTACGGCTGCTGCTGTTGCTGCTGGTGGCCGGCCTGCTCGTACGGGTTGGGCCGCTCGTACGGGTTGGGCCGCCGCGGGTCCGCTGCGCCGGTGGGTGACTGCTCTCCTGGCCACATGGGCGGCAAGCATACGGCGATCATCCCGGATGTCTGGCCCCAAGATGCTACTCACGGGTAACCTGCCGTCATGAGCGCAGATCAGATGTCGATCGGCGAGTTGCTCGCCGCCACGGTGCCGATGGTCCGGACCCTGAACCTCGAGTACCTGGAGACCACTCCGGAGAAGGCCGTGCTGGCCCTTCCGGACCAGAGCGAATACCGCAACCACGTCGGCGGACCGCACGCCGGAGCCATGTTCACGCTGGGCGAGTCGGCCAGCGGCGCGATCGTGCTGGCCGCCTTCGGCGACCAGCTCTCCCGGGCGGTGCCGCTGCCGGTCACCGCCGAGATCGCCTTCAAGAAGATCGCGCTCGGTCCGGTCACGGCCACCGCGACCCTCGGCCGCCCCGCCGCCGAGGTGGTCGCCGAACTGGACCAGGGGGCCCGCCCCGAGTTCCCGGTGAGCGTCGCCATCCAGCGCGAGGACGGTGCCGTGACCGGTGAGATGACCGTCATATGGACCCTGCGTCCCAATAGCTGACGACCGTCGAACCGGTAGGCTTCCCGGGTCGCCTCGTCCGAGGCGACCCGGGAAGCGGCGCGAGACCCACCCGGAACGCCTCAGGGACGCGAATCGGAGGGCCTGGCCTTGCACGTCCAGGAATGGCTCGACACGGTGCCCGCGGCGGCCGTCTACGCCGTCGTCGGACTGGTCATCGGTCTGGAGAGCCTGGGTATCCCGCTGCCGGGCGAGATCATCCTGGTCTCGGCGGCCCTGCTCTCCTCCCAGCACGGCGGCGTCGACCCGCTGCTCCTGGGCGCCTTCGCCAGCGCCGGCGCGGTGATCGGCGACTCCATCGGATACGCCATCGGCCGCAGGGGCGGCCGGCCACTGCTGGCCTGGCTGGGCGGGAAGTTCCCCAGGCATTTCGGCGAGGGGCACATCGCCACCGCCGAACGGTCCTTCCAGAAGTGGGGCATGTGGGCCGTGTTCTTCGGCCGCTTCGTCGCCCTGCTCCGGATCTTCGCCGGTCCGCTGGCCGGCGTCCTGCGGATGCCGTACTGGAAGTTCCTGATCGCCAACGTCCTCGGCGGCATCGTCTGGGCCGGCGGCACCACCGCCGTCATCTACTACGTCGGTGTCGTCGCCGAGTCCTGGCTCAAGCGCTTCTCCTGGCTGGGGCTGGTCGCGGCCGTGGCCATCGGCGTCACCTCGATGCTGGTCCTGAAGCGCAAGGCGAAGAAGGCCCAGCCCCTCCCCGCCGCCGCCGAGTAGAGGTGCCCGAGGGGGAGCGGGGCCGTGTTGACCCGCGACTCCCCGGGGCGGGCGCGACCAGCCGCGGACACCCGCGGACAACACCGGCGGACAACCCGCGACCACCGGCGGACAACCCGCGGACACCCGCGGACAGACCCGTGGACGGCCTCCTACCGGACGCCCCCCAACGCCTCCCGGTGCTCGGTGGCCAGCGCCGCGTACATCGTCCCGTTCAGCGTGACCCCCTGACGCTCCTCCTCCGTCAGCTCCCGCTTCACCTTCGCGGGTACGCCCGCGACCAGCGAGCCCGGCGGCACCCGCATGCCCTGCGGGACCAGGGCCTGCGCCGCGACCAGGGAGCCGGCGCCGATCACCGCGCCGTTGAGGACCGTGGCGCCCATGCCGATGAGGCAGTCGTCCTCCACGGTCGCGCCGTGCACCACGGCGTTGTGCCCGATGGAGACGCGCTCGCCGACGGTGACGGGGAAGCCCGGGTCGGCGTGGAGCGTGCAGTTGTCCTGGACGTTGCTGCTCGCGCCGACGGAGATCCGCTCGACGTCGCCGCGCAGCACCGCGCCGTACCAGACGCTCGTCCCCGCGTGCAGCGTCACGTCCCCGATGACCGAGGACGTCGGCGCCACGAAGGCCTCCGCGTCCACCTTCGGGTCCTTGCCGCCGATGCCCGTGATCAGCGCCTTCTGCGTCATCATCGCCTCCTGCTCGGGTGGTGTACGGCACCGTACGCCACCCGGTGGGGTGAAGATCACAGGCCGCCGCGGTCATGGCCGCACCGCACGCCGACTACCGTGAGCGGGTGCCGAAGCGCAAGAACACGTTCTCGTCCTGGCGGAGCCGGCTGGCGCAGCGGGCCGTCCACGCGGGCTGGGCCTGGGTGCAGCGCTCCGGTTCCGTCACCGCCGCACACCCCGGACGCTTCCGCTTCGGCGCGCTGGGCACGGGCACCCGGCTCGCCTTCCCGCTCGGCACGGTCTTCGGCGAGCCCTGGATCCACGTCGGCGCCCACTGCATCATCGGCGAACAGGTCACCCTGACCGCCGGACTCATGCCCGACCTCGACCTGGGTCCGGAGCCCATCCTGCGCATCGGCGACGGGGTCGTCCTGGGCCGCGGCAGCCACGTCATCGCGGACACCACGGTCACCATCGGCAGCGACTGCTACTTCGGCCCGTACGTCTACGTCACCTCCACCAACCACTCCTACGACGACCCGCACCAGCCCATCGGCAAGCAGTGGCCGCGGATGGACCCGGTGGAGATCGGTCCCGGCTGCTGGATCGGCACCGGAGCGGTGATCCTGCCGGGCGCGC
Coding sequences within it:
- a CDS encoding gamma carbonic anhydrase family protein, yielding MTQKALITGIGGKDPKVDAEAFVAPTSSVIGDVTLHAGTSVWYGAVLRGDVERISVGASSNVQDNCTLHADPGFPVTVGERVSIGHNAVVHGATVEDDCLIGMGATVLNGAVIGAGSLVAAQALVPQGMRVPPGSLVAGVPAKVKRELTEEERQGVTLNGTMYAALATEHREALGGVR
- a CDS encoding thiolase family protein; translation: MRDAVVVEAVRTPMGKGKPNGALAHVHPVELLAHTLRTLVERSGVDPALIDDVIGGTVDQVGEQAMNTTRYALLSAGFPESVPATTVDRQCGSSQQAVHFAAQGVMAGAYDLVVACGVESMSRVPMWSNVPPGKDPFGPGVAARYPDGLVPQGISAELIAAKWSLTRERMDAFAAASHHKAAAAWDAGRFDAETAPLDGVARDECVRPASSVEVLAGLRPAYHDPAFAERFPQIEWNVTAGNASPVNDGASAVLITSGETAARLGLRPLARLHSFAVTGSDPLLMLTGVIPATEKVLRRASLSLGDIDLFEVNEAFASVVLAWQQETGADPDRVNVHGGAIALGHPLGASGTRLTTTLVHAMHERGARYGLQTMCEAGGLANAMVLEAV
- a CDS encoding DNA alkylation repair protein — translated: MSVTARGIPNVPRSALADTVLERLTDVYAAAADPERAVAMRAYMKDVAPFLGLTSPVRRSLSRTVLEGLPRPGESDCTALALRCWRLPEREYHYFAVDFLRRYVTHCSSGFLPVVRHLLTTVPWWDTVDLLAAHVVGGLVAADRGLTADMDAWIADEDRWLVRTALLHQLRHRERTDTDRLFGYCLRQSGHTDFFVRKAIGWCLREYAKTDPDAVRAFVAEHGQRLAPLSVREALRNTGP
- a CDS encoding winged helix-turn-helix transcriptional regulator, whose protein sequence is MAAAPKNPRPCSIADALALVGEKYSLLVLREVCLGNGRFDQLVRNIGAPRDILATRLRRLVDAGILTRQPYSERPQRFEYRPTRAGLELEPVLMTLMEWGDRHLRADDDRPMVIEHACGNELVPQVTCRACGDAVRHEDLTAHPQTPGWTVTGPTAA
- a CDS encoding acyltransferase; this encodes MPKRKNTFSSWRSRLAQRAVHAGWAWVQRSGSVTAAHPGRFRFGALGTGTRLAFPLGTVFGEPWIHVGAHCIIGEQVTLTAGLMPDLDLGPEPILRIGDGVVLGRGSHVIADTTVTIGSDCYFGPYVYVTSTNHSYDDPHQPIGKQWPRMDPVEIGPGCWIGTGAVILPGARIGRNVVVAAGAVVRGAVPDHAVVAGAPARVVRRWTPGEGWQPPLRTPAPVPIPDDVTPGQLRALSKLDDEAVARLAELDDRAAGTGRLAEPAAES
- a CDS encoding TVP38/TMEM64 family protein, yielding MFDATTRSGGTATVSPRTAATELAVATAAGPVAPTGFAARVTRVLLSPWSRFSLLVALLGSAATAVVLFRPQQLLTDGWPPQLGGAAAAVAYAVAYGLCTVAFVPRPLLNLAAGALFGSQLGLASALAGTVLGAGIAFCLGRVLGQEALRPLLRGKWLKAADGQLSRHGFRSMLAARLFPGVPFAAANYCAAVSRMGLLPFLLATALGSIPNTAAYAVAGARASAPTSPAFLIALAGIALPGLAGAVVAWRKRNQLRGR
- a CDS encoding DedA family protein; the encoded protein is MHVQEWLDTVPAAAVYAVVGLVIGLESLGIPLPGEIILVSAALLSSQHGGVDPLLLGAFASAGAVIGDSIGYAIGRRGGRPLLAWLGGKFPRHFGEGHIATAERSFQKWGMWAVFFGRFVALLRIFAGPLAGVLRMPYWKFLIANVLGGIVWAGGTTAVIYYVGVVAESWLKRFSWLGLVAAVAIGVTSMLVLKRKAKKAQPLPAAAE
- a CDS encoding spermidine synthase — its product is MNEPLPVSRVTDHGTAKLMPDVDRRRAWLLTVDGAPQSYVDLDEPAHLEFEYTRRLGHVLDTVAEPGRALDVLHLGGGAFTLPRYLAATRPGSRQDVVEADRGLLDLVAEHLPLPDGADITAHAADARAWLEAAPADSADVLVADVFGGSRVPAHLTSVDYAREAARVLRADGVYVANLADSAPFPFLRPQLAGFATLFEELALIAEPGVLRGRRFGNAVLVAAHRPLDTAALARRTAADAFPARVEYGPALRKFTGDARPVRDEDAVPSPVPPAGAFGIG
- a CDS encoding DUF4442 domain-containing protein, with the translated sequence MSIGELLAATVPMVRTLNLEYLETTPEKAVLALPDQSEYRNHVGGPHAGAMFTLGESASGAIVLAAFGDQLSRAVPLPVTAEIAFKKIALGPVTATATLGRPAAEVVAELDQGARPEFPVSVAIQREDGAVTGEMTVIWTLRPNS
- the tuf gene encoding elongation factor Tu; the protein is MSKTAYVRTKPHLNIGTMGHVDHGKTTLTAAITKVLAERGAGTFVPFDRIDRAPEEAARGITINIAHVEYETDTRHYAHVDMPGHADYVKNMVTGAAQLDGAILVVSALDGIMPQTAEHVLLARQVGVDHIVVALNKADAGDEELTDLVELEVRELLTAHGYGGDTVPVVRVSGLKALEGDPRWTASVEALLDAVDTYVPMPERYLDAPFLLSVENVLTITGRGTVVTGAVERGTVRVGDRVEVLGASVETVVTGLETFGKPMDEAQAGDNVALLLRGVARDTVRRGHVVAAPGSIVPARRFSARVYVLSAREGGRSTPVATGYRPQFYIRTADVVGDVDLGEAAVARPGDTVTMTVELGRDVPLETGLGFAIREGGRTVGAGTVTTVE